In the genome of Streptomyces sp. V2I9, one region contains:
- a CDS encoding ABC transporter ATP-binding protein, with translation MLLSRVRPHRGVLVRAGLLSLAGSGAGLAMPLTAKYAVDAFAADRSPVGPLVALTALVLAGACLSAYGRYLMARTGEGVVLRARDQLVGRIMRLTVPAVDRLTPGDLQSRVTSDTTLLRTVLSSGLVESFNSVLMLLGTIAFMAYMDLTLLGVTLVVIVGIGAVTSLLMPRIQRAQLRAQEAVGAMGAALDRVLQAFRTVKASGAEERETAAVAAAARHAHDRGVAVARWSSVSDVTMMMSIQLAFLAVLGVGGARVASGSLEISSLIAFLLYLFYLMGPIGGLVEGWTGLQSGLAAVRRIDEVESLPGEPATPPAPVRQQTAPALVRDQAPATPLGVAFQDVAFGYGDERAPAHRGVTFDVPAGGMVALVGPSGAGKSTVFSLLERFYDHDGGTITVDGRDIRDWPLAELRGALAYVEQDAPVLAGTLRENLLFAAPDADEGALVSAVARTRLDTLVERLPEGLDTAVGHRGVTLSGGERQRIAIARALLRRPRLLLLDEVTSQLDAVNEQALRDVILELAQQTTVLVIAHRLSTVRHADRIVVLEEGRVRRAGTHDELIVEDELYRELATTQLAADAR, from the coding sequence CTGCTCCTCTCCCGCGTCCGTCCGCACCGGGGCGTTCTCGTCCGCGCCGGCCTGCTCTCGCTCGCCGGGTCCGGGGCGGGGCTGGCGATGCCGTTGACGGCGAAGTACGCGGTGGACGCGTTCGCCGCCGACCGCTCGCCCGTGGGCCCGCTCGTCGCGTTGACCGCGCTCGTGCTGGCCGGGGCCTGCCTCTCCGCGTACGGGCGCTATCTCATGGCCCGTACGGGAGAAGGCGTCGTCCTGCGGGCACGCGACCAACTCGTGGGCCGCATCATGCGGTTGACGGTCCCGGCGGTGGACCGGCTGACTCCGGGCGACCTCCAGTCGCGCGTCACCAGTGACACGACCCTGCTGCGCACGGTCCTCTCCAGCGGTCTGGTCGAATCGTTCAACAGCGTGCTGATGCTGCTCGGCACGATCGCCTTCATGGCGTACATGGACCTGACGCTGCTCGGCGTGACCCTCGTCGTGATCGTCGGCATCGGGGCCGTGACGTCCCTGCTGATGCCGCGCATCCAGCGGGCCCAGCTCCGGGCGCAGGAGGCCGTGGGCGCGATGGGCGCGGCGCTGGACCGGGTGCTCCAGGCGTTCCGTACGGTCAAGGCGAGCGGGGCGGAGGAGCGGGAGACGGCGGCCGTGGCAGCGGCGGCCCGGCACGCGCACGACCGGGGCGTCGCGGTGGCGCGGTGGTCCTCGGTCTCCGACGTCACGATGATGATGTCGATCCAGCTGGCGTTCCTGGCGGTGCTCGGCGTGGGCGGCGCACGGGTCGCCTCCGGTTCGCTGGAGATATCGTCGCTGATCGCGTTCCTGCTGTACCTCTTCTACCTGATGGGCCCGATCGGCGGCCTGGTCGAGGGCTGGACGGGCCTGCAGAGCGGGCTTGCGGCGGTGCGCAGGATCGACGAGGTGGAGTCGCTGCCCGGCGAACCGGCCACGCCCCCCGCGCCCGTACGGCAGCAGACCGCCCCCGCGCTCGTACGGGACCAGGCCCCCGCGACACCGCTCGGCGTCGCGTTCCAGGACGTGGCCTTCGGCTACGGGGACGAGCGCGCCCCCGCCCACCGGGGCGTCACGTTCGATGTGCCGGCGGGCGGGATGGTGGCGCTGGTGGGCCCGTCGGGTGCGGGCAAGTCCACGGTGTTCAGCCTGCTGGAACGGTTCTACGACCACGACGGCGGCACGATCACCGTGGACGGCCGGGACATCCGGGACTGGCCGCTGGCCGAACTGCGGGGCGCACTGGCGTACGTGGAACAGGACGCGCCGGTCCTCGCCGGGACGCTGCGGGAGAACCTGCTCTTCGCCGCCCCGGACGCCGACGAAGGGGCGCTGGTGTCGGCGGTCGCCCGCACGCGGCTGGACACCCTGGTCGAGCGGCTGCCCGAGGGACTGGACACGGCGGTCGGCCACCGGGGCGTCACTCTCTCCGGCGGTGAGCGCCAGCGCATCGCCATCGCTCGGGCGCTGCTGCGCCGCCCCCGCCTGCTGCTGCTCGACGAGGTGACCTCGCAGCTGGACGCGGTCAACGAACAGGCCCTCCGGGACGTCATCCTCGAACTGGCGCAACAGACGACGGTGTTGGTCATCGCGCACCGCCTGTCCACGGTCCGGCACGCGGACCGCATCGTGGTCCTGGAGGAGGGCCGGGTCCGCCGCGCGGGCACGCATGACGAGCTGATCGTCGAGGACGAGCTGTACCGCGAACTGGCGACGACCCAGCTGGCGGCGGACGCGCGGTGA
- the groL gene encoding chaperonin GroEL (60 kDa chaperone family; promotes refolding of misfolded polypeptides especially under stressful conditions; forms two stacked rings of heptamers to form a barrel-shaped 14mer; ends can be capped by GroES; misfolded proteins enter the barrel where they are refolded when GroES binds) — protein sequence MAKIIAFDEEARRGLERGMNQLADAVKVTLGPKGRNVVLEKKWGAPTITNDGVSIAKEIELEDPYEKIGAELVKEVAKKTDDVAGDGTTTATVLAQALVREGLRNVAAGANPMALKRGIEKAVEAVSAALLEQAKDVETKEQIASTASISAADTEIGAKIAEAMDKVGKEGVITVEESQTFGLELELTEGMRFDKGYISAYFATDMERMEASLDDPYILIVNSKIGSVKDLIPLLEKVMQSGKPLLIIAEDVEGEALSTLVVNKIKGTFKSVAVKAPGFGDRRKAMLADIAILTGGTVISEEVGLKLENAGLDLLGRARKVVITKDETTIVDGAGDSDQVQGRVNQIRAEIENSDSDYDREKLQERLAKLAGGVAVIKAGAATEVELKERKHRIEDAVRNAKAAVEEGIVAGGGVALLQASAVFEKLDLTGDEATGANAVKLALEAPLKQIAVNGGLEGGVVVEKVRNLPIGHGLNAATGEYVDMIAEGILDPAKVTRSALQNAASIAALFLTTEAVIADKPEKAGAAAPGGMPGGDMDF from the coding sequence ATGGCCAAGATCATCGCGTTCGACGAGGAGGCACGGCGCGGTCTCGAGCGCGGGATGAACCAGCTCGCCGACGCCGTCAAGGTCACCCTCGGCCCCAAGGGCCGTAACGTCGTCCTCGAGAAGAAGTGGGGCGCGCCCACGATCACCAACGATGGTGTTTCCATCGCCAAGGAGATCGAGCTCGAGGACCCGTACGAGAAGATCGGTGCGGAGCTGGTCAAGGAGGTCGCCAAGAAGACGGACGACGTCGCCGGCGACGGTACGACCACCGCCACCGTTCTCGCCCAGGCTCTCGTCCGCGAGGGTCTGCGCAACGTCGCCGCGGGCGCCAACCCGATGGCCCTCAAGCGCGGTATCGAGAAGGCCGTCGAGGCCGTCTCCGCCGCTCTGCTGGAGCAGGCCAAGGACGTGGAGACCAAGGAGCAGATCGCCTCCACCGCCTCCATCTCCGCCGCCGACACCGAGATCGGCGCCAAGATCGCCGAGGCGATGGACAAGGTCGGCAAGGAAGGCGTCATCACCGTCGAGGAGTCCCAGACCTTCGGTCTGGAGCTGGAGCTCACCGAGGGTATGCGCTTCGACAAGGGCTACATCTCGGCGTACTTCGCCACCGACATGGAGCGTATGGAGGCGTCGCTCGACGACCCGTACATCCTGATCGTCAACTCGAAGATCGGCAGCGTCAAGGACCTGATCCCGCTGCTGGAGAAGGTCATGCAGTCGGGCAAGCCGCTGCTGATCATCGCCGAGGACGTCGAGGGCGAGGCGCTCTCCACCCTGGTCGTCAACAAGATCAAGGGCACCTTCAAGTCCGTCGCCGTCAAGGCTCCGGGCTTCGGTGACCGCCGCAAGGCCATGCTCGCGGACATCGCCATCCTCACCGGTGGCACCGTGATCTCCGAGGAGGTCGGTCTCAAGCTGGAGAACGCCGGCCTGGACCTGCTCGGCCGTGCCCGCAAGGTGGTCATCACCAAGGACGAGACGACGATCGTCGACGGCGCCGGTGACAGCGACCAGGTTCAGGGTCGCGTCAACCAGATCCGTGCCGAGATCGAGAACTCCGACTCGGACTACGACCGCGAGAAGCTCCAGGAGCGTCTGGCGAAGCTGGCCGGCGGCGTGGCCGTCATCAAGGCCGGCGCCGCCACCGAGGTGGAGCTCAAGGAGCGCAAGCACCGCATCGAGGACGCGGTGCGCAACGCCAAGGCCGCCGTCGAGGAGGGCATCGTCGCCGGTGGTGGCGTGGCTCTGCTCCAGGCCTCGGCCGTCTTCGAGAAGCTCGACCTCACGGGCGACGAGGCGACCGGCGCCAACGCCGTGAAGCTCGCGCTGGAGGCCCCGCTCAAGCAGATCGCCGTCAACGGTGGTCTCGAGGGTGGCGTCGTCGTGGAGAAGGTCCGCAACCTTCCGATCGGTCACGGCCTCAACGCCGCGACCGGTGAGTACGTCGACATGATCGCCGAGGGCATCCTCGACCCGGCGAAGGTCACGCGTTCCGCTCTGCAGAACGCCGCGTCCATCGCCGCGCTGTTCCTCACCACCGAGGCCGTCATCGCCGACAAGCCCGAGAAGGCCGGCGCGGCCGCTCCGGGCGGCATGCCGGGCGGTGACATGGACTTCTGA
- a CDS encoding lasso peptide biosynthesis PqqD family chaperone, with protein sequence MKLRKGIAVTTTEYGGVLLDENDGSYWQLNDTSVIVVDTLAAGHGPETAVERIVAAFDVERAEAESDVAELTRQLVEAKILHA encoded by the coding sequence GTGAAGCTCAGAAAAGGCATCGCCGTCACCACCACCGAGTACGGCGGCGTGCTCCTCGACGAGAACGACGGCAGCTACTGGCAGTTGAACGACACCAGCGTCATCGTCGTCGACACGCTGGCCGCCGGGCACGGGCCCGAGACCGCCGTCGAGCGGATCGTCGCGGCCTTCGACGTCGAGCGCGCCGAGGCGGAGTCGGATGTCGCGGAGCTGACCCGTCAGCTCGTCGAGGCGAAGATCCTGCACGCATGA
- a CDS encoding mannosyltransferase family protein yields MPPEGWGLLAPPEGGGVAAGGGPGPGPGPGPGPRVGWLRRVAARLTPADRTVLGLYLLTRLSLWLTAHLARWLFPAQSGAREAAPVLAPFQQWDANHYLHIARDGYFPAGAGPWTSGWDNREAFFPGYPLVLRAVHTAVPDWTAAGLLISFVAGAVAVVALARIARAYLPEGAAGSRTALFFLLSPCAVFLAAGYTEALFLACALPAWLAAMKHRWALAAVLTALGTTVRISGLFLAAAIGLLFLLTAARERERRRSRRAAGWTLLPALPPAAYSWYLHTHTGDWMAWKHAQERGWYRTFHTPWEAWGNTWAGAFGRTQTTGYALMFQAELAAMLVGLALAAVLLYRRRWPEAVYVALSLWALGTSYWYTSIPRATLLWWPLWIGLAALSLSRPWFRTVYLCVAAPVTTLVALTFLTGRWAG; encoded by the coding sequence GTGCCGCCCGAGGGCTGGGGACTCCTCGCGCCGCCCGAGGGTGGGGGAGTTGCTGCGGGCGGCGGCCCCGGCCCCGGGCCCGGCCCCGGACCCGGTCCTCGGGTGGGGTGGCTGCGCCGGGTGGCGGCGCGGCTGACCCCCGCCGACCGCACCGTGCTGGGGCTTTACCTCCTGACGCGCCTATCCCTGTGGCTCACGGCCCACCTCGCCCGCTGGCTGTTCCCCGCCCAGTCCGGCGCACGGGAGGCGGCCCCGGTCCTGGCGCCCTTCCAGCAGTGGGACGCGAACCACTACCTCCACATAGCGCGCGACGGCTACTTCCCGGCGGGCGCGGGCCCGTGGACCAGCGGCTGGGACAACCGGGAGGCGTTCTTCCCCGGTTACCCCCTCGTCCTCCGGGCCGTGCACACGGCCGTCCCGGACTGGACGGCGGCCGGTCTGCTGATCTCGTTCGTCGCGGGGGCCGTGGCGGTCGTGGCCCTGGCCCGTATCGCGCGGGCGTACCTGCCGGAGGGCGCGGCGGGCTCCCGCACAGCCCTCTTCTTCCTCCTTTCCCCCTGCGCGGTGTTCCTGGCGGCGGGCTACACGGAGGCGCTGTTCCTCGCGTGTGCGCTGCCCGCCTGGCTGGCGGCGATGAAGCACCGCTGGGCGCTCGCCGCCGTGCTGACCGCGCTGGGGACGACGGTACGGATCAGCGGCCTGTTCCTCGCGGCGGCCATCGGGCTGCTGTTCCTCCTGACGGCGGCACGGGAGCGGGAGAGGCGGAGGAGCCGGCGGGCGGCGGGCTGGACCCTGCTTCCGGCGCTGCCCCCGGCCGCGTACAGCTGGTACCTCCACACGCACACCGGTGACTGGATGGCGTGGAAGCACGCGCAGGAACGCGGCTGGTACCGAACGTTCCACACGCCCTGGGAGGCGTGGGGGAACACATGGGCCGGGGCGTTCGGCCGGACGCAGACGACGGGCTACGCCCTCATGTTCCAGGCGGAGTTGGCGGCGATGCTGGTCGGCCTCGCACTGGCGGCCGTACTCCTGTACCGGCGCCGCTGGCCCGAGGCGGTGTACGTGGCCCTCAGCCTGTGGGCGCTCGGCACGTCGTACTGGTACACGTCCATCCCGCGCGCGACACTGCTGTGGTGGCCGCTGTGGATCGGCCTGGCGGCGCTGAGCCTGAGCCGGCCGTGGTTCAGAACGGTGTACCTGTGCGTGGCGGCCCCGGTGACCACGCTGGTCGCGCTGACGTTCCTGACGGGGAGATGGGCGGGGTGA
- a CDS encoding ATP-binding cassette domain-containing protein yields the protein MPLHYQSCTFRYSRRTRPVIDRLDLSFSPGNTVLLGPNGAGKSTLLALGASAHLPLEGKVRFGELQSTNTRTLQSYRRKISWLPQRASFLPRMTCREHVAYVGWLKGMRERDAWRAAPAAIERVGLTTKIKDKVSTLSGGQQQRLAIAQALVHDAELLLLDEPTVGLDPAQRRRFHDLLVELRGSVHVIVSTHDIADLDQAFDEVVVLENGAPRFQGGVAEFANYADPESVPGRRLESAYSALLGSVEQ from the coding sequence ATGCCGTTGCACTACCAGTCCTGCACGTTCCGCTACAGCCGCAGGACACGCCCTGTCATCGACAGACTCGACTTGAGTTTCTCGCCGGGCAACACCGTCCTTCTGGGCCCCAACGGAGCGGGGAAGAGCACGCTCCTTGCGCTAGGAGCGAGCGCGCACCTTCCGCTGGAAGGCAAGGTCCGCTTCGGCGAGTTGCAGTCCACCAACACCAGGACTCTGCAGTCCTACCGGCGCAAGATTTCCTGGTTGCCCCAGCGCGCCAGCTTCCTTCCGAGGATGACCTGTCGGGAGCACGTTGCCTACGTCGGCTGGCTCAAGGGGATGCGGGAACGTGACGCCTGGCGTGCCGCTCCCGCAGCGATCGAGCGTGTCGGGCTGACGACAAAGATCAAGGACAAGGTTTCAACCCTCTCGGGAGGGCAACAGCAACGGCTGGCCATTGCCCAGGCGTTGGTGCACGACGCGGAACTCTTGCTTCTCGACGAACCCACGGTAGGCCTGGATCCTGCCCAGCGCCGCCGGTTCCACGACCTGCTCGTCGAGCTGAGAGGTAGTGTGCACGTCATCGTTTCCACACATGACATTGCCGACCTGGATCAGGCCTTCGACGAGGTCGTGGTCCTCGAGAACGGTGCCCCGAGATTTCAGGGCGGCGTAGCCGAATTCGCCAACTATGCCGATCCGGAGAGCGTACCGGGACGACGCCTGGAGAGCGCCTATTCAGCGCTGCTGGGATCGGTGGAACAGTGA
- a CDS encoding lasso peptide biosynthesis B2 protein yields MTTEMTMPRRGAGAGGIRLRTAIAAAFVLARLKPGRLRRVLAACARGARPATYAETLEVFEAVVSTSRRCAGRYGCLPRSVAIALACRMSGVWPDWCAGVRAAPPFAPHAWVQAGGRTVGEQAEPADLRPLMVVTADGGGPGEHGRGDDDRRGAERAR; encoded by the coding sequence ATGACCACCGAGATGACGATGCCGCGCCGGGGCGCGGGGGCGGGCGGGATACGGCTGCGTACGGCCATCGCCGCCGCGTTCGTCCTGGCCCGCCTCAAGCCGGGACGGCTGCGCCGGGTGCTGGCCGCGTGTGCGCGGGGCGCGCGTCCCGCCACGTACGCGGAGACGCTGGAGGTGTTCGAGGCGGTGGTGTCCACCAGCCGCCGCTGCGCGGGCCGTTACGGCTGTCTGCCGCGTTCGGTCGCCATCGCCCTGGCCTGCCGGATGTCGGGCGTCTGGCCCGACTGGTGCGCGGGGGTGCGGGCGGCACCGCCGTTCGCCCCGCATGCTTGGGTGCAGGCGGGGGGTCGTACGGTCGGGGAGCAGGCGGAACCGGCCGATCTGCGTCCCTTGATGGTGGTGACGGCAGACGGAGGGGGTCCGGGTGAGCACGGCCGCGGGGACGACGACCGGCGCGGGGCGGAACGAGCCCGCTGA
- a CDS encoding keywimysin-related RiPP, giving the protein MKQQKKAYVKPSLFKQGDFSKKTAGYFYGSYKEYWVRRFV; this is encoded by the coding sequence ATGAAGCAGCAGAAGAAGGCTTACGTGAAGCCGTCGCTGTTCAAGCAGGGCGACTTCTCGAAGAAGACCGCCGGTTACTTCTACGGCTCGTACAAGGAGTACTGGGTCCGCCGTTTCGTCTAA
- a CDS encoding SigE family RNA polymerase sigma factor, with protein MTVEEFEEFYARAVARLTGQLYVMTGDLQEAQDVVQEAFVKAWVRRGRLEREGQPEAWIRTVAWRLAVSRWRFRRRSADAWGRGSAQFPEHVAPPGPDHVALVAALRELPAQQRRTLTLHYLCDLTVEQIAGETGLSTSTIKTHLVRGRAALAHRLQDPRIEEARDV; from the coding sequence TTGACCGTCGAGGAGTTCGAAGAGTTCTACGCCCGGGCGGTCGCGCGTCTCACAGGCCAGCTGTACGTGATGACCGGTGACCTCCAGGAGGCGCAGGACGTCGTGCAGGAAGCCTTCGTCAAGGCGTGGGTCCGGCGCGGGCGGCTGGAGCGCGAGGGGCAGCCCGAGGCGTGGATCCGTACGGTCGCCTGGCGTCTCGCGGTGAGCCGCTGGCGTTTCCGGCGGCGTTCGGCGGACGCGTGGGGCCGGGGGAGCGCGCAGTTCCCGGAGCATGTCGCGCCGCCGGGCCCGGACCATGTGGCGCTGGTCGCCGCGCTCCGGGAACTGCCCGCGCAGCAGCGGCGGACCCTGACCCTGCACTACCTGTGCGACCTCACGGTCGAGCAGATCGCCGGGGAGACCGGGCTTTCCACCAGCACGATCAAGACGCATCTGGTCCGCGGCAGGGCGGCGCTCGCCCACCGGTTGCAGGACCCCCGCATCGAGGAGGCACGTGATGTCTGA
- a CDS encoding asparagine synthase-related protein — MPGHLRDYFVVLPDSAAGAAVAGRLPAQESAGPAATGGDVLTVAHPSGRPWIVARPAFRKVSHLRRGDDALVLIGPDRVPEAVLSGLLEGARDRTGLERRLARLPGLHHVIAQLCGQTWIRGTASGLRRIYHARHPEAGTIASDRPAALARLIDAPLDDGALALRMLDFLPHPLSRRVVWRGVHETGAGYGLTLPVAAPGTAALPGPTEHRWWEPPAPELPLAEGARALGEAIAASVRAHVGGLDRISCELSGGLDSTSLTFAARATGPQRLSLLTVAARDRYSEDETWARRAVELAGQDDRGTAPAPAGHAASTADRRAATLDHRVIPAGDAPYFYADLASCAAELNDEPLPVAPGRARADLLLGRAHATGSRYHLTGYGGDELFLGLPHAYQDLFHGNPFTAWNHLSGLRHQFGWPLLPTVKALLDRSGFRRWLAGAVTVEPQPVARTPLLSWGVRQSLRPWFTEHANALITEEFRAAAEHAEPIDPWRGRHVDIDAVRMGARHFQAMEDIGTTIGLPVAAPFYDDRVLEATLAVRLPDRISPWRYKPLLVEAMRGVVPDALLARTTKDHMSSDEHQGLREHGPELAALWTGSRLAERGLVDARHLLRLAAEPFSPVLVEHSIGSTVAGETWLRTAENAWPASLSHRTPAPTRTRTSEASL; from the coding sequence ATGCCCGGCCATCTGCGTGACTACTTCGTCGTTCTGCCGGACAGCGCGGCGGGCGCGGCGGTGGCCGGGCGGCTTCCCGCGCAGGAGTCGGCCGGGCCGGCCGCGACGGGGGGCGACGTTCTGACCGTCGCCCACCCGTCAGGCCGGCCCTGGATCGTCGCCCGTCCGGCGTTCCGCAAGGTGAGCCACCTCCGCCGGGGCGACGACGCCCTCGTGCTCATCGGGCCCGACCGCGTTCCCGAGGCCGTACTCTCCGGCCTGCTGGAGGGCGCCCGCGACCGTACCGGCCTGGAGCGCCGCCTGGCCCGGCTGCCCGGCCTGCACCACGTGATCGCCCAGCTCTGCGGGCAGACCTGGATCAGGGGCACCGCCTCCGGGCTGCGCCGGATCTACCACGCCCGGCACCCGGAGGCCGGAACCATCGCCTCCGACCGCCCGGCCGCCCTCGCCCGGCTGATCGACGCGCCTCTGGACGACGGAGCGCTCGCCCTGCGCATGCTCGACTTCCTGCCGCACCCCCTCAGCCGCCGTGTCGTGTGGCGCGGGGTGCACGAGACCGGCGCCGGGTACGGCCTGACCCTGCCGGTCGCAGCACCGGGCACGGCCGCCCTCCCCGGCCCCACGGAGCACCGCTGGTGGGAGCCGCCGGCCCCCGAACTCCCGCTGGCCGAGGGCGCACGGGCCCTCGGTGAGGCCATCGCCGCCTCCGTACGAGCCCATGTCGGCGGCCTGGACCGGATCAGCTGCGAACTGTCCGGGGGCCTGGACTCCACCTCCCTCACCTTCGCCGCCCGTGCGACCGGTCCGCAGCGGCTCTCGCTGCTCACCGTCGCCGCCCGCGACCGCTACAGCGAGGACGAGACCTGGGCACGGCGGGCGGTGGAGCTGGCCGGGCAGGACGATCGCGGCACGGCTCCGGCCCCGGCCGGACACGCGGCCTCCACCGCCGACCGCCGCGCGGCCACCCTGGACCACCGTGTCATCCCCGCCGGCGACGCCCCCTACTTCTACGCCGATCTGGCGTCCTGCGCCGCCGAGTTGAACGACGAACCACTCCCGGTCGCCCCCGGCCGGGCCCGTGCGGACCTCCTCCTCGGCCGTGCCCACGCCACCGGATCCCGCTACCACCTCACCGGCTACGGCGGCGACGAACTCTTCCTCGGCCTGCCCCACGCCTACCAGGACCTCTTCCACGGGAACCCGTTCACCGCCTGGAACCACCTCAGCGGTCTGCGCCACCAGTTCGGCTGGCCGCTCCTGCCCACGGTGAAGGCGCTGCTGGACCGGTCCGGCTTCCGCCGCTGGCTCGCCGGAGCCGTCACCGTCGAACCCCAGCCGGTGGCCAGGACCCCGCTGCTCTCCTGGGGCGTACGGCAGTCCCTGCGCCCCTGGTTCACCGAGCACGCCAACGCCCTGATCACCGAGGAGTTCCGGGCCGCCGCCGAGCACGCCGAGCCGATCGACCCGTGGCGCGGGCGGCACGTCGACATCGACGCGGTACGCATGGGGGCCCGGCACTTCCAGGCGATGGAGGACATCGGCACGACGATCGGCCTGCCGGTCGCCGCCCCCTTCTACGACGACCGCGTCCTGGAGGCGACCCTCGCCGTACGCCTTCCGGACCGGATCAGCCCCTGGCGCTACAAGCCGCTGCTCGTCGAGGCCATGCGCGGCGTGGTCCCGGACGCGCTGCTGGCCCGGACCACGAAGGACCACATGTCCTCCGACGAACACCAGGGCCTGCGCGAACACGGCCCGGAACTCGCCGCGTTGTGGACCGGCTCCCGGCTCGCCGAACGCGGCCTGGTCGATGCCCGCCACCTGCTCCGGCTCGCCGCCGAACCCTTCTCGCCGGTCCTGGTCGAGCACTCCATCGGCTCCACCGTGGCCGGGGAGACCTGGCTCCGCACGGCCGAGAACGCCTGGCCGGCGTCCCTGTCCCATCGAACCCCTGCCCCTACCCGTACCCGTACCAGCGAGGCATCCCTGTGA